A single Stutzerimonas stutzeri DNA region contains:
- the argA gene encoding amino-acid N-acetyltransferase, translating into MHNYVTWLRDSSPYINSHRDRTFVVMLPGDGLEHPNFANIVHDLVLLHSLGVRLVLVFGSRPQIEARLAARGIEPRYHRDLRITDSATLECVIDAVGHMRIALEARLSMDMAASPMQGARLRVASGNFVTARPIGVLDGVDFHHTGEVRRVDRKGIGRLLDERTIVLLSPLGYSPTGEIFNIACEDIATRAAIDLQADKLVLYGAERGLRDELGKLVRELRPQQIPAYIERLGSSYQGELLDAAAQACKGGVRRSHVISYAEDGSLLNELFTRDGGDGTLVTQEQFEQLREATIEDVGGLIDLITPLEEQGILVRRSREVLEREVEQFSIVERDGLIIACAALYPIADSDAGELACLAVNPEYRHGGRGDELLERIEARARKLGLKTLFVLTTRTAHWFRERGFEPSGVERLPAARASLYNFQRNSKIFEKAL; encoded by the coding sequence ATGCACAACTACGTCACCTGGCTTCGCGACTCATCGCCCTATATCAATTCGCACCGCGACCGTACCTTCGTGGTCATGCTGCCAGGCGATGGCCTGGAACACCCCAATTTCGCCAACATCGTCCATGACCTGGTGCTGTTGCACAGCCTCGGCGTGCGGCTGGTTCTGGTGTTCGGCTCGCGCCCGCAGATCGAGGCGAGATTGGCCGCGCGTGGCATCGAGCCGCGTTATCACCGCGACTTGCGCATTACCGATTCGGCAACCCTGGAATGCGTGATCGATGCCGTCGGCCATATGCGTATCGCGTTGGAGGCACGGCTGTCGATGGACATGGCCGCTTCGCCGATGCAGGGCGCACGGTTGCGCGTGGCCAGTGGCAATTTCGTCACCGCGCGCCCGATTGGCGTCCTCGACGGGGTGGATTTCCACCACACCGGCGAGGTGCGTCGGGTCGATCGCAAGGGTATTGGCCGTCTGCTCGACGAGCGCACCATCGTCCTGCTTTCGCCGCTCGGTTATTCCCCGACCGGCGAAATCTTCAACATCGCCTGTGAAGACATCGCCACGCGCGCGGCCATCGATCTGCAGGCCGACAAGCTGGTGCTCTACGGCGCCGAGCGCGGCCTGCGCGACGAACTTGGCAAGCTGGTTCGCGAGCTACGGCCTCAACAGATTCCGGCGTATATCGAGCGGCTCGGCAGCAGCTACCAGGGCGAGTTGCTCGACGCCGCGGCGCAAGCCTGCAAGGGCGGCGTGCGGCGCAGCCACGTGATCAGCTACGCCGAAGATGGCTCACTGCTCAACGAACTGTTCACCCGCGATGGTGGTGACGGCACCCTGGTGACCCAGGAGCAGTTCGAGCAGCTGCGCGAGGCGACCATCGAAGACGTCGGCGGGCTGATCGATCTGATCACGCCGCTGGAGGAGCAGGGCATCCTGGTGCGCCGGTCGCGCGAAGTGCTGGAGCGTGAGGTCGAGCAGTTCAGCATCGTCGAACGTGACGGATTGATCATCGCCTGCGCCGCCCTGTACCCCATCGCCGATTCCGATGCAGGCGAGCTGGCGTGCCTGGCGGTCAATCCGGAGTACCGTCACGGCGGTCGAGGCGACGAGCTGCTTGAGCGCATCGAGGCGCGGGCGCGCAAGCTGGGGCTGAAAACCCTGTTCGTGCTCACCACGCGTACGGCGCACTGGTTTCGCGAGCGCGGCTTCGAGCCCAGCGGTGTGGAGCGTTTGCCGGCCGCGCGGGCTTCGCTGTACAACTTCCAGCGCAACTCGAAAATCTTCGAAAAGGCACTGTAA
- the argE gene encoding acetylornithine deacetylase: MPIPSLKDQFAALVAAPSVSCTQAHWDQTNRPVIELLAGWLGDLGFACETQEVAPGKFNLLASYGTGPGGLVLAGHSDTVPFDAELWSADPLQLREADDRWYGLGSCDMKGFFALIIEAVLPLLEQPFRQPLLILATCDEESSMAGARALAEAGRPLGRAALIGEPTGLRPVRLHKGIMMERIEIRGQSGHSSNPDYGHSALEAMHEVMGELLALRREWQSQYRNPLFDVSQPTLNLGCIHGGDNPNRICGQCSLEYDLRPLPGMQPEQLRDVIAQRLRPVGERHQVKIDLAPLFPSVPPFEQPAEGELVKLAERLTGHVAEAVAFSTEAPYLQQLGCETLVLGPGDIACAHQPDEYLDLDRIEPTVRLLRAMIEHYCLLPAGRG; the protein is encoded by the coding sequence GTGCCCATTCCTTCGCTCAAAGACCAGTTTGCCGCGCTTGTCGCTGCACCTTCGGTGAGCTGCACTCAGGCGCACTGGGACCAGACCAACCGACCGGTCATCGAGCTGCTCGCCGGCTGGCTCGGCGATCTCGGCTTCGCCTGCGAGACGCAGGAAGTCGCGCCCGGCAAATTCAACCTGCTCGCCAGCTACGGCACCGGTCCGGGTGGCCTGGTCCTGGCCGGGCATAGCGACACCGTGCCCTTCGATGCCGAGCTGTGGAGCGCAGACCCGCTGCAACTGCGCGAAGCCGATGATCGCTGGTACGGCCTGGGCAGCTGTGACATGAAGGGTTTTTTCGCCCTGATCATCGAAGCCGTGCTGCCGCTGCTCGAGCAACCATTCAGGCAACCGTTATTGATACTCGCGACCTGCGACGAGGAAAGCTCCATGGCAGGCGCGCGTGCGCTGGCCGAGGCGGGTCGGCCGCTGGGGCGCGCGGCGCTGATCGGGGAACCGACCGGGCTGCGGCCGGTGCGCCTGCACAAAGGCATCATGATGGAACGCATCGAGATTCGCGGCCAGAGCGGGCATTCATCCAATCCGGATTACGGACACAGCGCCCTGGAGGCCATGCATGAGGTGATGGGCGAGCTGCTGGCGCTGCGCCGCGAGTGGCAGAGCCAGTACCGCAATCCACTGTTCGACGTGTCGCAGCCGACGCTGAATCTGGGTTGCATCCATGGGGGCGACAACCCCAACCGAATCTGTGGCCAGTGCTCGCTGGAGTACGATTTGAGGCCGCTTCCGGGCATGCAGCCGGAGCAGCTTCGCGACGTCATTGCCCAGCGTTTGCGTCCGGTGGGCGAGCGGCATCAGGTGAAGATAGACCTGGCGCCACTGTTTCCCAGCGTGCCGCCCTTCGAACAGCCCGCCGAGGGTGAACTGGTGAAACTGGCCGAGCGGCTTACCGGCCATGTCGCCGAGGCGGTGGCCTTCTCCACCGAAGCGCCTTATCTTCAGCAACTGGGCTGCGAAACCCTGGTGCTGGGCCCGGGCGATATCGCCTGTGCCCACCAGCCAGACGAATACCTGGACCTCGACAGAATCGAACCCACCGTAAGGCTGCTGCGCGCGATGATCGAACATTACTGCCTGCTCCCGGCGGGCCGAGGATAG
- a CDS encoding inorganic phosphate transporter — protein sequence MSFIAEYGFVLLVLACVFGFFMAWGVGANDVANAMGTSVGSKALTIKQAILVAMVFEFCGAYLAGGEVTETIKSGIVDASMIPPDLMVLGMMSALLAAGTWLLVASMKGWPVSTTHSIVGAVIGFAAVGVSVDAVHWSGVGPIVASWVVSPVLSGTIAFGVFMSVQRLIIDTEDPFHNAKRFVPLYMFLTGFMVALMTLSKGLKHIGLDLSGGESFMLAVGVGVLVMLIGIVLLTRIKVDVEADKAFHFSSVEKVFAVLMIFTACSMAFAHGSNDVANAVGPLAAVVGVLQSEGGAAITAKSAVPGWVLLLGAVGIVIGLATYGYKVIATIGKQITELTPSRGFAAELATATTVVSASAIGLPVSTTHTLVGAVLGVGIARGIGALNLGVVGKIFMSWLVTLPVGAGLAIIFFLVLRGIFT from the coding sequence ATGTCCTTTATCGCGGAATACGGCTTCGTACTCCTGGTGCTCGCCTGCGTCTTCGGTTTCTTCATGGCCTGGGGCGTGGGCGCCAACGACGTGGCCAACGCCATGGGCACCTCGGTCGGCTCCAAGGCGCTGACCATCAAGCAGGCCATCCTCGTGGCGATGGTGTTCGAGTTCTGTGGCGCCTATCTGGCTGGTGGCGAGGTCACCGAGACGATCAAGAGCGGTATCGTCGACGCTTCGATGATACCGCCGGACCTGATGGTGCTGGGCATGATGTCCGCCTTGCTGGCGGCCGGTACCTGGCTGCTGGTGGCCTCGATGAAGGGTTGGCCGGTGTCGACCACCCACTCGATCGTCGGCGCGGTGATCGGCTTCGCTGCGGTGGGCGTCTCGGTGGATGCGGTGCACTGGAGCGGCGTCGGTCCGATCGTCGCCAGCTGGGTCGTTTCGCCGGTGCTGTCCGGAACCATCGCCTTCGGCGTATTTATGAGCGTGCAGCGTCTGATCATCGATACCGAGGACCCGTTTCATAACGCCAAGCGCTTCGTGCCGCTGTATATGTTCCTCACCGGATTCATGGTTGCGCTGATGACCCTGTCCAAGGGCCTCAAGCACATTGGTCTGGACCTCAGCGGGGGTGAGAGCTTCATGCTCGCGGTCGGCGTCGGCGTGCTGGTGATGCTGATCGGTATCGTGCTGCTGACGCGCATCAAGGTGGACGTCGAGGCGGATAAGGCATTCCACTTCTCCAGTGTTGAAAAGGTGTTCGCCGTCCTGATGATCTTCACCGCCTGCTCCATGGCATTCGCCCACGGCTCCAACGATGTGGCCAATGCCGTGGGCCCGCTGGCTGCGGTGGTCGGCGTCCTGCAATCGGAAGGCGGCGCTGCGATCACTGCCAAATCGGCCGTGCCGGGTTGGGTGCTGCTGTTGGGCGCGGTCGGCATCGTCATTGGTCTGGCCACCTACGGCTACAAGGTGATCGCCACCATCGGCAAGCAGATCACCGAGCTGACGCCGAGCCGCGGCTTCGCTGCGGAACTGGCGACGGCCACCACGGTGGTCAGCGCCTCGGCTATTGGCCTGCCGGTATCGACCACGCATACGTTGGTCGGTGCGGTGCTGGGCGTGGGTATCGCGCGGGGTATCGGCGCGCTCAACCTGGGCGTGGTCGGCAAGATCTTCATGTCCTGGCTGGTTACCCTGCCGGTCGGTGCGGGGCTGGCGATCATCTTCTTCCTGGTTCTGCGCGGCATCTTCACCTGA
- a CDS encoding TIGR00153 family protein: protein MPINPFVSLFGRSPIGPMQQHMAKSHECAANLVPLFQAITAEDWERVEQIQKEMARLENEADKLKKSVRQHLPKSLFLPVPRSDLLELLSVQDKIANRAKDIAGLMLGRCMTIPLALQPEMIAFVQRSVDASCQALKALKELDSLLETGFSGREATLVEKMVEELEEIERETDRMQITVRRALFKLEKELPPVDVMFLYKIIEWIGDVADRAERVGNRLEQLLAR, encoded by the coding sequence ATGCCAATCAATCCTTTCGTCAGCCTGTTCGGGCGCTCACCCATCGGTCCGATGCAGCAGCACATGGCCAAGTCTCACGAATGTGCCGCCAACTTGGTACCGCTTTTCCAGGCGATCACGGCAGAAGACTGGGAACGGGTCGAACAGATCCAGAAAGAGATGGCCCGACTGGAAAACGAGGCCGACAAGCTCAAGAAGAGCGTCCGCCAGCATCTGCCGAAAAGCCTGTTTCTGCCGGTGCCGCGCTCGGATTTGCTGGAGCTGCTGAGTGTACAGGACAAAATCGCCAACCGCGCCAAGGACATCGCCGGCCTGATGCTGGGGCGCTGCATGACCATTCCGTTGGCGCTGCAGCCGGAAATGATCGCATTCGTCCAGCGTAGCGTCGACGCCAGCTGCCAGGCCCTCAAGGCGCTCAAGGAACTGGATTCCCTGCTCGAGACCGGCTTCAGCGGTCGCGAGGCCACGCTGGTGGAGAAAATGGTCGAGGAGCTCGAGGAAATCGAGCGCGAAACCGACCGCATGCAAATCACGGTGCGCCGTGCGCTGTTCAAGCTGGAAAAGGAATTGCCTCCAGTAGACGTGATGTTCCTCTACAAGATCATCGAATGGATCGGTGACGTGGCTGACCGCGCCGAGCGCGTCGGCAACCGTCTGGAACAACTGCTGGCGCGCTGA
- a CDS encoding inorganic triphosphatase, whose amino-acid sequence MQKETEIKLRASRETLLALRDHPLLKKRNKGGWQRHELFNQYFDTPERQLAQAKVALRLRRDGDQFIQTLKSRGQSVAGLSERNEWDWYLDKAKLDLRKLTDDCWPASLAELDKKTLKPIFTTDFVREKAEIAWGRGKAKVVIEAALDLGKVVVGKQSEEICELELELRQGEPDALLELAAELAADLPLMPCDISKAERGYRLYDADSYSLSLPAPMLEAAMPLDDAFAALAWQLLGNSQRLAEQYRFNGRWKLLGEWLQQLIELRALLGSLGQAAPRATSRELREQLDALIHDWRPRIEAGQDDERVRQAAPEHFTAELAQPRWGLFSLNASLWLLRRGWTAARNNRGNRQGAAELGNWLPRLLGEEAAALQLQRYQQQPEDLAEQRPRMERLLVWLHLARTTLELPESDRLYGELAKLYALTQEPLTNELLDARVAQAHTVWTLKPWKQLLK is encoded by the coding sequence ATGCAGAAAGAAACCGAAATCAAACTGCGCGCCAGCCGCGAAACCCTGCTGGCGCTGCGCGATCACCCGCTACTGAAAAAACGCAACAAGGGCGGCTGGCAGCGGCATGAACTGTTCAACCAGTATTTCGACACGCCTGAACGCCAACTTGCTCAGGCCAAAGTGGCGCTGCGCCTGCGTCGCGACGGCGATCAGTTCATTCAGACGCTCAAGAGCCGGGGCCAGAGCGTAGCCGGTCTGTCCGAGCGCAACGAGTGGGACTGGTACCTGGACAAGGCCAAGCTCGACCTCAGGAAGCTCACCGACGATTGCTGGCCCGCCAGCCTTGCCGAGCTGGACAAGAAAACCCTGAAACCCATCTTCACCACTGACTTCGTCCGTGAAAAAGCGGAAATCGCATGGGGTCGGGGCAAGGCCAAGGTGGTCATCGAAGCCGCATTGGACCTGGGCAAGGTCGTGGTCGGCAAACAGAGCGAAGAAATCTGCGAGCTTGAACTCGAGCTGCGCCAAGGCGAGCCCGACGCCCTGCTGGAACTGGCTGCCGAACTGGCGGCCGACCTGCCGCTGATGCCCTGCGACATCAGCAAGGCCGAGCGCGGCTACCGCCTGTATGACGCCGACAGCTACTCGCTGAGCCTGCCAGCGCCGATGCTGGAGGCCGCGATGCCGCTGGATGACGCCTTCGCCGCGCTGGCCTGGCAACTGCTGGGCAACAGCCAGCGGTTGGCCGAACAGTACCGCTTCAACGGACGCTGGAAGCTGCTCGGCGAATGGCTGCAGCAGCTGATCGAGCTGCGCGCCCTGCTCGGCAGCCTCGGCCAGGCCGCACCGCGCGCCACCAGCCGCGAACTGCGCGAGCAGCTCGACGCACTGATACACGACTGGCGCCCGCGCATCGAAGCCGGCCAGGATGACGAACGTGTCCGCCAGGCTGCACCGGAGCACTTCACCGCCGAATTGGCCCAGCCGCGCTGGGGCCTGTTCTCGCTGAACGCCTCGCTGTGGCTGTTGCGCCGAGGCTGGACCGCAGCGCGTAACAACCGCGGCAATCGGCAGGGCGCCGCCGAGCTGGGCAACTGGTTGCCACGCCTGTTGGGCGAAGAAGCCGCAGCCCTGCAGCTGCAACGCTATCAACAGCAACCCGAAGACCTCGCCGAGCAACGTCCACGCATGGAACGCTTGCTGGTCTGGCTGCATCTGGCCCGCACGACGCTGGAGCTGCCGGAAAGCGACCGCCTCTATGGTGAACTGGCCAAGCTCTACGCGCTGACGCAGGAGCCGTTGACCAACGAGCTGCTCGACGCCCGGGTGGCGCAGGCGCATACGGTCTGGACGCTCAAACCCTGGAAGCAGTTGCTCAAATAG
- a CDS encoding GspE/PulE family protein, with amino-acid sequence MSVLNSTAQDRFLDLNDLLRDLVGQGRLQQETAEHCMTLRRSAANAQQHPLEFLAAQQLDDLARPGRKLDLEALTLWLAEQAGQPYLRIDPLKIDVAAVTPLMSYAFAQRHKILAVAVDSSAVTIASCQPFVKSWEANLTHVLKRPIRRVVANPVDLQRFTVEFYRLAKSVSGATATDQKISGTGNFEQLLNLGASDQEPDANDSHIVNIVDWLFQYAFDQRASDIHIEPRREQGTVRFRIDGVLHNVYQFPPQVAMAVVSRLKTLGRMNVAEKRKPQDGRVKTKTPDGGEVELRLSTLPTAFGEKMVMRIFDPDVLLKGFDQLGFSAEDLRRWQSMTGQPNGIILVTGPTGSGKTTTLYTTLKQLATPEVNVCTIEDPIEMIEGAFNQMQVQHNIDLTFASGVRALMRQDPDIIMVGEIRDLETAEMAIQAALTGHLVLSTLHTNDAPSAITRLLELGVPHYLLRATLLGVMAQRLVRTLCPHCKAPVQLDADDWQALTRPWNAPPPGHAQQAVGCIECRETGYRGRAGVYEIMLLNDAIKPLITADTDIVALRRQAFKDGMHSLRLSGAQKISAGLTTLEEVLRVTPQSEQK; translated from the coding sequence ATGTCCGTGTTGAATTCCACCGCCCAGGACCGCTTCCTCGACCTCAACGACCTGCTGCGCGATCTGGTCGGCCAGGGCCGGTTGCAGCAGGAAACCGCCGAACACTGCATGACCCTTCGGCGCAGCGCGGCGAACGCCCAGCAGCATCCGCTGGAGTTTCTGGCCGCACAACAGCTCGATGACCTGGCGCGACCGGGCAGGAAGCTCGACCTGGAGGCCCTGACCCTCTGGCTGGCCGAGCAGGCGGGACAACCCTACCTGCGCATCGATCCGCTGAAGATCGACGTGGCCGCGGTCACGCCACTGATGTCTTATGCCTTTGCCCAGCGCCACAAGATCCTCGCCGTGGCGGTGGACAGCTCGGCCGTCACCATCGCCAGTTGCCAGCCGTTCGTGAAAAGCTGGGAAGCCAACCTGACCCATGTGCTCAAGCGCCCGATCAGGCGGGTCGTGGCCAACCCGGTCGACCTGCAGCGCTTTACCGTGGAGTTCTACCGCCTGGCCAAATCGGTCAGCGGAGCCACCGCAACCGATCAGAAAATCAGCGGCACCGGCAATTTCGAACAGTTGCTAAACCTTGGCGCCAGCGATCAGGAGCCGGACGCCAACGACTCGCACATCGTCAACATCGTCGACTGGCTGTTCCAGTACGCCTTCGACCAGCGCGCCAGCGATATCCACATCGAGCCGCGGCGCGAACAGGGTACGGTGCGCTTTCGCATCGATGGCGTGCTGCACAACGTCTATCAGTTCCCGCCACAGGTGGCGATGGCCGTGGTCAGCCGGCTGAAGACGCTGGGACGGATGAACGTCGCGGAAAAACGCAAACCGCAGGACGGTCGGGTCAAGACCAAGACACCCGACGGCGGCGAGGTGGAGTTGCGGCTGTCGACACTGCCGACCGCATTCGGCGAGAAGATGGTGATGCGGATCTTCGATCCGGACGTGCTGCTCAAGGGGTTCGACCAGCTGGGGTTCTCCGCGGAGGACCTGCGCCGCTGGCAGAGCATGACCGGCCAGCCCAACGGCATCATCCTGGTGACCGGGCCCACCGGCTCGGGCAAGACCACTACCCTCTATACCACGCTCAAGCAACTGGCCACGCCGGAAGTGAATGTCTGCACCATCGAGGACCCGATCGAAATGATCGAGGGCGCGTTCAACCAGATGCAGGTGCAGCACAATATCGACCTCACCTTCGCCAGCGGTGTGCGCGCGCTGATGCGCCAGGACCCGGACATCATCATGGTGGGCGAAATCCGTGACCTGGAAACCGCCGAGATGGCGATCCAGGCGGCACTCACTGGCCATCTGGTGCTGTCCACCCTGCACACCAACGATGCACCCAGCGCCATCACCCGCCTGCTCGAACTGGGCGTACCGCACTACCTGCTACGCGCCACGCTACTGGGTGTCATGGCGCAACGCCTGGTGCGCACCCTGTGCCCGCACTGCAAGGCGCCGGTACAACTCGATGCAGACGACTGGCAGGCCCTGACCAGGCCCTGGAACGCACCGCCACCGGGTCATGCGCAGCAGGCGGTGGGCTGCATCGAATGTCGCGAAACCGGTTACCGCGGCCGCGCCGGGGTCTACGAGATCATGCTGCTCAACGATGCGATCAAGCCCTTGATAACGGCCGACACGGACATCGTCGCCCTGCGCCGCCAGGCCTTCAAGGACGGCATGCACAGCCTGCGCCTGTCCGGCGCTCAGAAAATCTCGGCCGGCCTGACCACGCTGGAGGAAGTGCTGCGGGTAACGCCGCAGAGCGAGCAGAAATAG
- a CDS encoding murein L,D-transpeptidase catalytic domain family protein, with amino-acid sequence MMVSLRRLCLLAGLFLSAPLLAASPSYQPVVDELSPLAPTLNPEVLTHAVAAMQCAVNNGASAAKRLAVIDFSLPSSERRLWIFDLKQRRLLLEEFVAHGMKSGDNLATRFSNVLGSHQSSLGLFRTAESYSGKHGYSLRMDGLEPGVNDLARERAIVIHPADYVNPAWIETQGRIGRSQGCPAVRPEVARMVVDSLKGGQFMFSWYPDRQWLQSSAYLNCEPSRVAGILAARQG; translated from the coding sequence ATGATGGTTTCGTTGCGCCGCCTTTGTCTCTTGGCTGGCCTGTTCCTCTCAGCGCCGCTTCTGGCCGCAAGCCCTTCATATCAGCCGGTGGTCGACGAACTGTCCCCGCTGGCACCGACACTGAACCCCGAAGTGCTTACCCATGCCGTAGCGGCCATGCAGTGCGCGGTAAACAACGGCGCCAGTGCCGCGAAGCGGCTGGCGGTGATCGATTTCTCTCTGCCGTCCTCGGAGCGTCGACTCTGGATCTTTGACTTGAAACAGCGGCGATTGTTGCTGGAAGAGTTTGTCGCCCACGGCATGAAGTCCGGCGACAACCTCGCCACGCGCTTCTCCAACGTGCTCGGCAGTCATCAGTCGAGCCTGGGTTTGTTCCGCACCGCCGAGAGTTACAGCGGCAAGCATGGCTATTCGCTGCGCATGGATGGGCTTGAGCCCGGCGTGAACGATCTGGCGCGTGAGCGGGCCATCGTGATCCACCCCGCCGACTACGTGAATCCCGCCTGGATCGAGACGCAAGGCCGCATCGGCCGTAGCCAGGGGTGCCCAGCGGTGCGTCCGGAAGTGGCGCGCATGGTGGTCGATAGCCTGAAGGGCGGCCAGTTCATGTTTTCCTGGTATCCCGATCGGCAGTGGTTGCAGTCCTCGGCCTACCTGAACTGCGAGCCTTCGCGCGTGGCGGGGATATTGGCGGCAAGGCAGGGGTAG
- a CDS encoding L,D-transpeptidase family protein: protein MYKKHAFRLVSALLFAPFLALAQPASEPATPLQRALQILPNACDGPLAGIDRTAQGQLTELYRRNGFEALWATYGQLDALLEQLEALADDGLNPSAYHPELIRQAMHTATDDPRHRECSDFLASHAYLLALRHLTQGRLTQDRLEPVWRSPDAAAQQQADSRLLDIAHDGLSRPGHAFDKARPALEQYHNLRKALARLRAEPPREWQPIPAGQTLRPGMSDLRVAVLRQRLAYEGYLANAAALPGLDTRYDGSVEQALKAFQGRHGLQEDGVLGADTLAALNTTPSDRLNQLKINLERFRWLSRDIEARSLLVDIAGGRVIYFRDSRPRWEARSQVGRDTRQTPAIKSTVTRLTLNPTWTVPPTILREDKLPRIREDLNYLAAQNMQVLDYQGNVLDPQQVDWNNPGRVLLRQAAGPGNPLGRLVIRFANPFSIYLHDTPSQSLFARSQRAFSSGCVRVESVMQLVDLLLIDDERERFARLLATGQTHEFRLAEPTPVLLAYWTAEADGDGHAHYRPDVYHRDPELLAALRNADRQP, encoded by the coding sequence TTGTACAAAAAACATGCATTTCGTCTGGTGAGCGCGCTGTTGTTTGCGCCTTTTCTGGCGCTGGCACAACCCGCCAGCGAACCAGCCACCCCGCTACAGCGCGCGTTGCAGATATTGCCCAACGCCTGCGACGGCCCCCTCGCCGGCATCGACCGTACCGCTCAGGGACAACTGACCGAGCTTTATCGCCGAAACGGATTCGAAGCACTGTGGGCCACCTACGGGCAGCTCGACGCATTGCTGGAACAGCTCGAAGCGCTGGCCGATGACGGGCTGAACCCCTCGGCCTACCACCCCGAACTCATTCGCCAGGCCATGCACACCGCCACGGACGACCCTCGACACCGCGAATGCAGTGACTTCCTGGCCAGCCATGCCTATCTTCTGGCGCTCCGCCACCTGACCCAGGGACGCTTGACGCAGGACCGCCTCGAGCCGGTCTGGCGCAGCCCCGATGCCGCGGCCCAGCAGCAGGCCGATAGCCGGTTGCTGGACATAGCCCACGATGGCCTGTCGCGTCCCGGACACGCCTTCGACAAGGCACGCCCTGCGCTCGAGCAATATCACAACCTGCGTAAAGCCCTGGCGCGCCTGCGTGCCGAGCCCCCACGCGAATGGCAGCCGATTCCCGCCGGGCAGACCTTGCGACCCGGCATGTCGGACCTGCGGGTGGCCGTGTTGCGTCAGCGCCTAGCCTATGAGGGTTACCTGGCAAATGCCGCCGCGCTGCCGGGACTCGATACACGCTACGACGGCTCTGTCGAACAGGCGCTCAAAGCCTTTCAAGGCCGCCACGGATTGCAGGAAGACGGCGTTCTGGGCGCCGATACGCTGGCTGCACTGAACACGACGCCGAGCGACCGGCTGAATCAACTGAAGATCAATCTGGAGCGGTTTCGCTGGCTGTCCCGCGATATCGAGGCGCGCTCGTTGCTGGTGGATATCGCCGGTGGACGGGTCATCTATTTCCGCGATAGCCGTCCGCGCTGGGAGGCGAGAAGCCAGGTAGGCCGCGACACCCGGCAAACGCCGGCGATCAAATCGACCGTCACCCGCCTCACCCTCAACCCGACCTGGACCGTGCCACCGACCATCCTGCGAGAAGACAAGCTTCCCAGAATCCGCGAGGACCTGAACTATCTCGCCGCGCAAAACATGCAGGTGCTCGACTACCAGGGCAACGTCCTGGACCCGCAACAGGTCGACTGGAACAATCCCGGCAGGGTGCTCCTGCGCCAGGCAGCCGGGCCCGGCAACCCGCTCGGACGCCTGGTCATCCGCTTCGCCAATCCCTTCTCGATCTATCTTCACGACACGCCGAGCCAGAGCCTCTTCGCTCGTTCCCAGCGGGCGTTCAGTTCCGGCTGTGTCAGGGTCGAGTCGGTGATGCAACTGGTCGATCTGCTGTTGATCGACGACGAGCGCGAGCGATTCGCGCGACTGCTCGCGACGGGCCAGACGCACGAATTCCGTCTGGCCGAGCCAACGCCCGTCCTGCTGGCCTACTGGACCGCCGAAGCGGATGGTGACGGCCACGCGCACTACCGACCGGACGTCTATCACCGCGACCCCGAGCTGTTGGCGGCGCTGCGCAACGCCGACCGGCAACCGTGA